In Ignavibacteriota bacterium, the following are encoded in one genomic region:
- a CDS encoding sel1 repeat family protein, with product MQQQAIIDAIAQNWDAISTGEIAKKTRLESKAVASQLRQLVKAQLIRKIPTSTKNYLYQVNERFFNIYYLMRLGKGKNRNKVLWLVRFLEIWCGDEELAERAEKHLEALHIRSLDERHVFYFSQALAKASSIPEGLQHRLVTGARDYLKAKGSHYALEIEKSHLEVRSEVVDDLRASRYNLARKRLLDDGISLSNLEFVLGNIARGELKDFSLAEQYYLKSIEKGVTSAMFNLALLYDMEFKHFQKAEQYYVMAAERGDTDAMYNLAMLCELEFKNIPKAEQYYLMAAAKGMTKALFGLALLYETELKNVQKAEQYYLMAVEREHVEAMFNLANLYRVEMKDMQKAEQYYLMAVERGDTDAMYNLALLCEREFKNTERAEQYYLMAVANGNVDAMFNLANLYRSEFRDLLKAEQYYQMAIERGHDRAMFNLALMNARELKNIAKAEQYYLMAAEKGNPDAMSGLANLYRGELKDLQKAEEYYLKAVEAGDVAAMFNLALLYHLEFKNIPKAEQYYLMAAEKEALTPWVVLRICTKVN from the coding sequence GTGCAACAGCAAGCGATCATCGATGCCATAGCCCAGAATTGGGATGCAATTAGCACAGGTGAGATAGCAAAAAAAACAAGATTGGAGAGCAAGGCGGTCGCTTCTCAATTGAGACAACTCGTAAAGGCTCAACTGATCAGGAAGATCCCTACATCAACAAAGAATTACCTTTACCAAGTTAATGAACGATTCTTCAATATCTACTACCTCATGCGTTTGGGGAAAGGAAAGAATAGAAACAAGGTTCTTTGGCTTGTAAGATTCTTGGAAATATGGTGTGGAGATGAAGAGCTTGCAGAGAGAGCAGAAAAGCATCTTGAGGCATTGCATATTAGATCACTCGATGAACGACACGTGTTCTATTTTTCCCAAGCCCTAGCAAAGGCTTCAAGTATACCTGAAGGACTACAACATAGACTGGTTACCGGGGCAAGGGACTATCTTAAAGCCAAAGGGAGCCACTACGCGTTAGAAATTGAAAAGTCACACTTGGAGGTTAGGAGCGAAGTAGTCGACGATTTGAGGGCGTCAAGGTACAATCTGGCGAGGAAACGGCTTCTCGATGATGGTATTAGTCTCTCAAACTTGGAGTTCGTCCTTGGCAATATCGCGAGAGGGGAACTCAAGGACTTCAGTTTGGCTGAGCAATACTATTTGAAGTCAATCGAAAAGGGAGTCACGAGTGCGATGTTCAATCTCGCCTTACTATATGATATGGAATTCAAGCACTTTCAGAAGGCGGAGCAGTACTATGTGATGGCGGCCGAGCGTGGGGATACCGACGCAATGTACAACCTCGCGATGCTGTGTGAGCTCGAGTTCAAGAACATTCCAAAGGCTGAGCAATACTACCTTATGGCAGCCGCTAAAGGAATGACCAAGGCGCTTTTCGGTCTCGCGCTTCTTTACGAGACTGAATTGAAGAATGTCCAGAAGGCAGAGCAATACTACCTCATGGCGGTTGAGAGGGAACATGTCGAGGCGATGTTCAACCTGGCGAATCTGTATCGTGTCGAGATGAAGGATATGCAGAAGGCGGAGCAATACTACCTCATGGCGGTCGAGCGTGGGGACACCGATGCAATGTATAATCTCGCATTATTGTGTGAGCGCGAGTTTAAGAACACCGAAAGGGCAGAGCAGTACTATCTGATGGCTGTCGCAAACGGCAATGTCGACGCGATGTTTAATCTTGCGAATTTGTATCGAAGTGAGTTTAGGGATTTGCTGAAGGCGGAGCAATACTACCAAATGGCAATTGAGCGGGGGCATGACCGAGCGATGTTCAATCTCGCTCTGATGAATGCACGCGAGCTCAAGAACATCGCGAAGGCTGAGCAATATTACCTTATGGCGGCTGAGAAGGGAAACCCTGACGCGATGAGTGGTCTTGCGAATCTGTACAGAGGTGAATTGAAGGATCTTCAGAAGGCAGAAGAGTATTATCTGAAGGCTGTCGAAGCTGGAGATGTTGCGGCCATGTTCAACCTTGCATTGCTATATCATCTTGAGTTCAAGAACATTCCAAAGGCTGAGCAATACTACC
- a CDS encoding ATP-binding protein, producing MSPTNFISPKIFNPGSQSSDDLVDNFVIRLREFEELLAAIKRDNMSVPPQHFMIQGQRGYGKTTLLLRLNIEIKNDPDLRPWLIPLLFDEEQYSVRTLAKLWAVVIDTLSSGYSDFAGLSELVDPLYDKKHPEEEIFNLLLMWLKDKNKKLVLLIDNFGDIIEKFTRTENQRLREVLNTCSQLRIIGASSRVPEVLPPLQGAALRLLQGCYSR from the coding sequence ATGTCGCCAACTAATTTCATATCACCGAAGATCTTCAATCCAGGATCTCAATCCTCAGATGACCTTGTAGACAATTTCGTCATCAGACTTCGAGAATTTGAGGAGTTGTTGGCTGCAATCAAGAGAGACAACATGTCTGTTCCCCCTCAGCACTTCATGATCCAGGGACAAAGGGGGTATGGCAAAACTACGCTCCTTCTGAGGTTGAATATTGAGATCAAGAACGACCCTGATCTTCGTCCCTGGCTCATTCCCCTGTTGTTTGATGAGGAGCAGTACAGTGTCCGCACCCTCGCTAAACTTTGGGCAGTAGTTATCGACACGCTCAGTTCGGGTTACAGTGATTTCGCAGGACTATCAGAGTTGGTTGATCCACTTTACGACAAGAAGCATCCTGAGGAAGAAATATTCAATCTCCTTCTGATGTGGTTGAAGGACAAGAACAAGAAATTAGTCCTTCTTATCGACAATTTTGGAGACATAATTGAGAAGTTCACACGGACGGAGAACCAACGCCTGCGAGAGGTGCTCAATACATGCAGCCAGCTTCGGATAATTGGCGCATCGTCCAGAGTCCCCGAGGTTTTACCACCACTACAAGGAGCCGCTTTACGACTTCTTCAAGGTTGTTACTCTCGATGA
- a CDS encoding transposase encodes MERKIVTAEVKAEILCELLESQVSASDLIERYGVNINSIYNWRKQLFEGAAAVLGNRHEKASEKTQTEIAKLQHQLREKDGLIAELVQDNITLKQRTIGPR; translated from the coding sequence ATGGAACGCAAGATCGTGACGGCTGAGGTGAAGGCAGAAATACTCTGTGAGCTTCTTGAGAGTCAGGTATCTGCCTCTGATCTCATTGAGCGCTACGGCGTGAATATCAACTCGATCTACAACTGGCGGAAGCAGCTCTTCGAAGGTGCCGCCGCCGTACTGGGGAACCGCCACGAGAAAGCATCAGAGAAGACCCAGACCGAGATCGCCAAGCTTCAGCATCAGCTTCGGGAGAAAGACGGCCTCATTGCCGAGCTTGTCCAGGACAACATCACGCTAAAACAAAGGACGATTGGTCCAAGATAA
- a CDS encoding ATP-binding protein has protein sequence MLLHPTIESLKALRLFGMVRALEEHQQSAKWNDLVFEERLSLLVDRERIEQENRSLTARLRRARLGQQAAIEDLDLKAHRGLDRSLVTSLSHCQWIRSHHNVLITGPTGVGKSYLACVLGHQSCREGLSVLYHRLGRLFSELGVARGEGRYLRGLKLVAQVELLILDDWGLSPLTDEQRRDLLEIMEDRHGRNVSVQRELDFWGSVDCDVLCQS, from the coding sequence ATGCTGCTGCATCCAACCATTGAATCGCTCAAAGCATTGCGCCTCTTCGGCATGGTGAGGGCATTGGAGGAACACCAGCAAAGCGCGAAGTGGAATGATCTGGTCTTTGAAGAACGGCTGAGTCTGCTTGTGGACCGGGAGCGCATAGAACAGGAGAATCGGTCGCTGACCGCGCGGCTGCGCCGTGCCCGTCTGGGGCAACAGGCAGCCATCGAGGATCTGGACCTGAAGGCACACCGCGGTCTGGATCGCTCGCTCGTGACGTCGCTCTCGCATTGCCAGTGGATCCGATCACACCACAATGTCTTGATCACGGGACCGACGGGTGTTGGGAAAAGTTATCTAGCCTGCGTACTTGGTCATCAATCATGCCGCGAGGGACTCTCCGTCCTCTACCACAGGCTCGGCCGTCTCTTCAGTGAACTGGGCGTTGCACGAGGAGAGGGACGGTACCTGCGGGGGCTCAAGTTGGTGGCGCAGGTAGAGCTCCTGATCCTCGATGACTGGGGGCTCTCGCCGCTCACGGATGAACAACGGCGCGATCTCCTGGAAATCATGGAAGACCGGCACGGAAGAAATGTATCGGTTCAGCGTGAATTAGACTTTTGGGGTAGCGTTGATTGTGATGTTCTTTGTCAATCGTAA
- a CDS encoding transposase, with product MESAVLLVQRWILARLRNRSFFSLGELNEAIAELLVILNQRPFKKLPGSRQSLYEQLDKPALKPLPVQPFECPQWKKATVNIDYHVSFDDHFYRVPHKLVKDEVRRRVTETIVEVLHRGQRVAIHARSHERYRHTTLSEHMPASHRRYSEWTPVCIIEWGRKHGEHIAKGFEEIMKTKVHPEQGFRSCLGIMRLGKKVGDERLDAACHRALHIGGPSYRCVRNILEWGQEHAPMTVAEPRAACQHENLRGRDYYRVGTEEERHAAASNH from the coding sequence GTGGAATCGGCCGTCCTTCTTGTTCAACGGTGGATCCTGGCCCGGCTGCGTAACAGGTCATTCTTCTCCCTTGGCGAGCTCAACGAGGCGATCGCCGAGTTGCTGGTGATCCTGAACCAGCGTCCGTTCAAGAAGCTCCCCGGAAGCCGGCAGTCGCTCTACGAGCAGTTGGACAAACCCGCGCTCAAGCCCCTCCCCGTGCAGCCGTTCGAATGCCCCCAGTGGAAGAAAGCCACGGTGAACATCGACTACCATGTTTCCTTCGATGACCATTTCTACAGGGTGCCCCACAAGCTGGTCAAGGACGAGGTGAGGCGGCGTGTGACGGAGACGATCGTGGAAGTGCTGCATCGAGGGCAGCGTGTGGCCATCCACGCGCGGAGTCACGAGCGTTACCGCCACACGACGCTCTCGGAGCATATGCCGGCCTCGCACCGCAGGTATAGTGAATGGACGCCCGTGTGCATCATTGAATGGGGACGCAAGCACGGCGAGCATATCGCGAAGGGCTTTGAAGAGATCATGAAGACGAAAGTCCATCCGGAGCAAGGCTTCCGTTCGTGTCTGGGAATCATGCGTCTGGGGAAGAAAGTGGGCGATGAACGCCTTGATGCCGCCTGCCACCGGGCACTGCACATTGGCGGCCCGTCTTACCGGTGCGTGAGGAACATCCTTGAATGGGGTCAGGAACATGCGCCGATGACCGTGGCCGAGCCTCGGGCTGCATGTCAGCATGAGAATCTGCGTGGCCGAGACTACTACCGTGTGGGTACGGAGGAGGAGCGCCATGCTGCTGCATCCAACCATTGA
- a CDS encoding transposase — MLRLAYLEALSERQIALGANMKKTTVHDYLLRARRASVTWSDVQAMDDDRLERLLFPVEAPAEVARTMPDWGTIHTELHRKHVTLQLLWEEYRHEHAEGYSYSRFCELYQHFAGTLEVSTRQTHRAGDKAFVDYSGDGVGVVDGTTGEIRRAEIFVGVLGASRYSYAEATWTQELADWIGSHVRMLHFFQGCPCAIVPDNLNTGVTKPCYYDRRSTRRIKFC, encoded by the coding sequence GTGCTCCGCTTGGCATACCTTGAGGCGCTCAGCGAGCGCCAGATCGCCCTCGGCGCCAACATGAAGAAGACCACGGTGCATGATTATCTGCTCCGTGCCCGGCGTGCGTCGGTGACATGGTCTGATGTCCAGGCAATGGACGATGACCGCCTTGAGCGCTTGCTGTTCCCCGTGGAAGCGCCGGCAGAGGTGGCGAGAACGATGCCGGACTGGGGCACCATCCACACTGAACTTCACCGCAAGCACGTGACGCTGCAGCTCTTGTGGGAGGAGTACCGGCATGAGCACGCGGAGGGATACAGCTACAGCCGGTTCTGTGAACTCTATCAGCACTTCGCCGGCACGCTTGAAGTGAGCACGCGGCAGACGCACCGGGCGGGCGACAAGGCGTTCGTCGACTACAGCGGAGATGGTGTGGGCGTCGTCGATGGCACAACGGGAGAGATCCGCCGAGCAGAGATCTTCGTCGGCGTCCTTGGCGCGAGCAGATACTCCTATGCCGAGGCCACATGGACGCAAGAGTTGGCCGACTGGATCGGTTCCCATGTGCGGATGTTGCACTTTTTTCAGGGCTGTCCGTGTGCCATTGTGCCGGACAATCTCAATACCGGGGTGACAAAACCGTGCTACTACGACCGGAGATCAACCCGACGTATCAAGTTTTGCTGA
- a CDS encoding nucleotidyl transferase AbiEii/AbiGii toxin family protein, giving the protein MISIDHIRAFYPDFMSRSQAFSVHVLKEYVQLLILDYLASTRYARKIVFIGGTNLRLAKGIDRFSEDLDFDCKDLGREEFAALSGDVVAFLRRNGMEADAREKDSSRLTAFRSSIHFPGLLFNMGLSAHREARFMIKLEAQDQGVGYEPTSAFIKGCGLFFSFPVPPDSVLCSMKIAAMLSRAKGRDFYDAMFLLAQTQPDYDFLSARCGIRDLSGLKSAVEDRLRSVDLRQKQRDFEHLLFHGDNSKRILQAGEFFKSL; this is encoded by the coding sequence ATGATCTCCATTGACCACATCAGGGCATTCTATCCGGACTTCATGAGTCGGAGTCAGGCATTCTCCGTGCATGTCTTGAAGGAGTATGTCCAACTGCTGATCCTCGACTATCTCGCCAGCACGCGTTACGCACGAAAGATTGTCTTCATCGGCGGGACGAACCTGCGCCTGGCAAAGGGGATCGACAGGTTTTCCGAAGATCTGGACTTCGACTGCAAGGATCTGGGCCGGGAGGAATTCGCGGCGCTGTCAGGGGATGTCGTAGCCTTTCTCCGGCGCAATGGCATGGAAGCAGATGCAAGGGAAAAGGATTCGTCCCGGTTGACCGCATTTCGTAGCAGCATCCACTTTCCCGGATTGCTCTTCAACATGGGGCTGTCCGCCCATAGGGAGGCGCGCTTCATGATAAAACTGGAGGCTCAAGACCAGGGAGTTGGTTATGAGCCGACATCTGCCTTCATCAAGGGCTGCGGACTCTTCTTTTCTTTCCCGGTGCCGCCGGACAGCGTGCTCTGTTCCATGAAGATCGCGGCCATGCTGTCCAGGGCGAAGGGGCGGGATTTCTATGATGCCATGTTCCTCCTGGCGCAGACACAACCAGATTATGACTTCCTATCGGCGCGATGCGGCATCCGCGACCTGTCAGGATTGAAATCGGCGGTTGAAGATCGCCTGCGTTCCGTCGATCTCCGGCAGAAGCAACGCGATTTCGAGCATCTGCTGTTTCATGGCGATAACAGCAAACGTATCCTGCAGGCGGGAGAGTTCTTCAAGTCGCTCTAA
- a CDS encoding family 78 glycoside hydrolase catalytic domain, with product MTDATAGPKQRPMHAALAGQWIWCSGEEQPKNFYLHLRRSFDLPAGIRQGVIAVTADSRYQLFVNGSRVAFGPARSDRRWQCVDEWDITRYLRPGPNVIAALVHHYGEWTFSYMLGRGGFLADITVTHEGGETIRIGTDASWRVCPARSWDRRLPRMSIQLGFAEVYDARKELEGWTLAETDDAGWEHAVVLGPPGMEPWPQLVPRGIPAMTELPLDPVRVIDTGCVGQPVTGHYVDLHRVVWCARYGVAYLGTYIWSPDEMDLEIRAGSQDAVKVWFNGGLVIDHLVKREPAPDQESAPVRLRQGWNVVLAKVVQDEGQWHFLFRLEGPGSERCVYARSMGQEPPSEEDMAPWWLLGPVHAESMTLGFETVYPPEHHWDPATAVHLSDGTILPWITAGVSRESQVTAIMMSREPRIAPEHPRIIDASGLTGGGAGATFVPGDEPGAYVVLDFGKEVAGFPVLEISGAAGGEIIDIGYSEFLSGPDGTVLSPAAGLTGVVNCDRGAVHYADRYICKPGPQSFRTFDKRAFRFMQVDVRALKQPLRLGAVRLILSTYPVEYAGGFECSDAVLNRIWDVGRWTVQLNMEDAYTDCPWRERGQWWGDARIQALVNYYAFGDLALIGRGIRSVAQSQDAEGWTRGIYPTDWSYAILPTFSLLWIISVHDYIQHAGDRALPGEVFAEMERVIEACERYRAEHGLLRDMPHWMFVDWAAGIDTTGESAAANALYFGALRALEGIARYLGRPVVAGRYAAIADEVRSGMKRILWDEERKCFRENWKEGVLSKDVSEQANCWAVAFGVVEGDDAVTLLHAVRNDGQANVVTGSPYFAFYMLDMFARAGEHRAMLDFIRERWTRMLEWGATTWWETWEPNVSHCHGWSAGPTYYLQSEILGVKPGTPGWEEITIEPHPAGLAWARGTVPTPRGTVTVEWKQENGLMVRIDVPAPSRVRLAGPGTAVVTRVVGGEGKPWVPEQHVGDRGYTVYLVPEPGVYEFRSREEPMLGG from the coding sequence GTGACAGACGCGACCGCAGGCCCGAAGCAACGTCCCATGCATGCCGCTCTTGCCGGACAATGGATCTGGTGCTCAGGAGAAGAACAGCCGAAGAACTTCTATCTGCACCTCCGCCGCTCGTTCGATCTTCCGGCGGGTATCCGGCAGGGTGTCATCGCGGTGACCGCCGACAGCCGGTATCAATTGTTCGTGAACGGGTCGCGTGTCGCATTCGGGCCGGCGCGGAGCGACCGCCGGTGGCAATGCGTGGATGAATGGGACATCACCCGCTATCTCCGGCCCGGTCCGAACGTCATCGCGGCACTCGTGCATCATTACGGGGAGTGGACATTCTCGTACATGCTCGGCCGCGGCGGCTTTCTCGCCGACATCACGGTCACGCATGAAGGAGGAGAGACCATCCGCATCGGCACGGATGCCTCATGGCGGGTGTGCCCTGCGCGCTCGTGGGACCGGCGGCTGCCGCGCATGAGCATCCAGCTCGGCTTTGCCGAGGTGTATGATGCGCGCAAGGAGCTCGAAGGGTGGACCCTGGCAGAAACTGATGACGCGGGGTGGGAACACGCCGTTGTTCTCGGCCCCCCCGGCATGGAACCCTGGCCACAGCTCGTGCCCCGCGGCATCCCGGCGATGACCGAGCTTCCATTGGACCCGGTGCGTGTCATCGACACCGGGTGTGTCGGTCAGCCGGTCACCGGACATTATGTCGACCTCCATCGTGTGGTCTGGTGTGCGAGATATGGGGTGGCGTATCTGGGGACATACATCTGGTCGCCGGACGAGATGGATCTGGAAATTCGGGCGGGGAGTCAGGACGCCGTGAAAGTATGGTTCAACGGTGGACTTGTGATCGACCACCTGGTGAAACGGGAGCCGGCACCCGATCAGGAGTCCGCCCCTGTGCGTCTGCGCCAGGGATGGAACGTTGTCCTTGCCAAGGTCGTGCAGGACGAGGGGCAATGGCATTTCCTCTTCCGGCTCGAGGGGCCGGGGAGCGAACGGTGCGTGTACGCGCGGTCCATGGGTCAGGAACCTCCGTCCGAGGAGGATATGGCGCCCTGGTGGCTTCTCGGTCCCGTGCATGCGGAGTCGATGACGTTGGGCTTCGAGACCGTGTACCCGCCGGAACATCATTGGGATCCCGCAACAGCGGTCCACTTGAGTGACGGGACCATTCTCCCCTGGATCACGGCCGGGGTCTCGAGGGAATCGCAGGTGACCGCGATCATGATGAGCCGGGAGCCGCGCATCGCACCGGAGCATCCACGCATCATCGATGCGTCGGGGTTGACCGGTGGCGGTGCGGGTGCAACGTTCGTGCCCGGTGACGAACCTGGTGCCTATGTGGTGCTCGACTTTGGAAAGGAGGTCGCCGGGTTCCCGGTGCTGGAGATCTCCGGTGCAGCCGGAGGAGAGATCATTGATATCGGGTATAGTGAGTTTCTCTCGGGGCCTGATGGCACCGTGCTCTCGCCGGCGGCGGGACTGACGGGGGTGGTGAACTGCGACAGAGGTGCGGTGCACTATGCGGACCGGTACATCTGCAAGCCGGGACCGCAGAGCTTCCGGACATTTGACAAGCGTGCATTTCGTTTCATGCAGGTGGACGTTCGTGCGCTGAAGCAACCCCTTCGCCTCGGGGCAGTCAGGCTCATCCTCTCGACCTATCCGGTGGAGTATGCAGGAGGGTTTGAATGCTCGGATGCAGTGCTGAACAGGATCTGGGACGTAGGGCGCTGGACCGTGCAGTTGAATATGGAGGATGCGTATACGGATTGTCCGTGGAGAGAGCGGGGACAGTGGTGGGGAGATGCGCGCATCCAGGCCCTCGTGAATTACTACGCGTTCGGTGATCTTGCGCTGATCGGCCGCGGGATACGCAGTGTCGCGCAATCGCAGGATGCGGAGGGGTGGACGCGGGGGATCTATCCCACCGACTGGTCCTACGCCATTTTGCCGACCTTCAGTCTTCTGTGGATCATCTCCGTGCACGATTACATTCAGCATGCCGGTGACCGCGCGCTCCCCGGGGAGGTGTTCGCTGAGATGGAGCGCGTCATCGAAGCGTGTGAACGATATCGAGCGGAGCATGGACTTCTGCGGGACATGCCGCACTGGATGTTCGTGGACTGGGCTGCAGGCATCGACACCACGGGCGAATCCGCTGCGGCGAATGCGCTGTATTTTGGAGCGTTGCGTGCTCTTGAAGGGATCGCGCGGTACCTTGGCCGACCGGTTGTCGCCGGCAGATATGCAGCGATCGCTGATGAAGTGCGCTCGGGCATGAAGCGGATCTTGTGGGACGAGGAACGGAAGTGCTTCCGGGAGAACTGGAAGGAGGGTGTACTGAGCAAGGACGTCAGCGAGCAGGCGAACTGTTGGGCGGTGGCGTTCGGCGTGGTCGAAGGTGACGATGCAGTCACGCTACTGCACGCGGTCAGGAACGATGGGCAGGCGAATGTGGTCACCGGTTCGCCCTACTTTGCCTTCTACATGCTCGACATGTTCGCGCGGGCCGGGGAGCACAGGGCGATGCTGGATTTCATCCGGGAGCGTTGGACGCGGATGCTGGAATGGGGGGCCACCACGTGGTGGGAAACATGGGAGCCGAATGTGAGTCACTGTCACGGCTGGTCCGCCGGCCCGACATATTACCTCCAGTCAGAGATCCTTGGTGTAAAGCCGGGCACACCGGGGTGGGAGGAGATCACGATCGAGCCGCATCCGGCTGGCCTCGCGTGGGCGCGGGGGACCGTGCCGACGCCTCGTGGTACGGTCACGGTGGAGTGGAAACAGGAGAATGGGCTGATGGTGCGCATCGATGTTCCGGCGCCGAGCAGGGTTCGGCTGGCGGGGCCTGGCACAGCTGTCGTAACGAGGGTCGTCGGAGGAGAGGGGAAGCCATGGGTACCGGAACAGCATGTGGGCGACCGCGGGTACACGGTCTACCTTGTTCCTGAACCGGGTGTGTATGAGTTTCGCAGCAGGGAGGAACCGATGTTGGGGGGATAG
- a CDS encoding helix-turn-helix transcriptional regulator, which produces MFSGSKVLIVTPDRLTGIGLRSVLESCFAPATVMVSSMLDPARLTRYDYVFLSADVYIRHHALLAATKAPIIILTRDNLQHDQHRYPLILWTAQEEAGIMEDLAKLQRRPRSTVNAKTSTLSSREIEVLKLVAGGHINKHIADALSISLHTVISHRKNITGKLGIKTVSGLTMYAVLNGLVSSKDIG; this is translated from the coding sequence ATGTTCTCCGGCAGCAAGGTCCTCATCGTGACCCCGGATCGGTTGACCGGGATCGGCCTGCGGTCCGTCCTTGAATCGTGCTTCGCCCCGGCAACCGTGATGGTCTCGTCGATGCTGGACCCGGCCCGTCTGACACGGTACGACTATGTCTTTCTTTCGGCGGACGTGTATATCCGCCACCACGCCCTCCTTGCGGCCACAAAAGCGCCCATCATCATCCTGACCCGGGACAACCTCCAGCACGACCAGCATCGCTATCCGCTGATCCTGTGGACAGCACAGGAAGAGGCCGGGATCATGGAAGACCTCGCAAAGCTCCAGAGGCGGCCCCGCTCGACGGTCAACGCGAAGACCAGCACGTTGTCCTCGCGCGAGATCGAAGTGCTGAAGCTCGTTGCGGGCGGTCATATCAACAAGCACATCGCTGATGCGCTGTCGATCAGCCTTCACACTGTGATCTCCCACCGGAAGAACATCACCGGCAAACTCGGCATCAAGACCGTATCAGGCCTCACGATGTATGCGGTGTTGAACGGGTTGGTGTCATCGAAAGATATTGGCTGA
- a CDS encoding hemerythrin domain-containing protein — translation MQLFTRDTRLADAIHSNYLLIPVINRFGVSLGFGDRTIREVCRAHRIDEKFFLVIINVFSHPHYFPEKTLLTFNPLVVLSYLQKTHAYYREIQIPVIERQLRQLIGRAGKEKGDLLVVRKFFQEYKRELLAHLNREERITFPYIRNVYRAHQTRRAARKPSNAHAYSMEAYESEHNNVDEKLWDLKNILIKYLPGTVDAVVRNAVICEIFRLEQDIRDHTRIEETILMPRVTALEHALRRVRR, via the coding sequence ATGCAGTTGTTCACCCGCGATACCCGGCTCGCCGATGCGATCCACAGCAACTACCTCCTGATCCCGGTGATCAACCGTTTCGGGGTTTCGTTGGGGTTTGGTGACCGCACGATCAGAGAGGTGTGCCGGGCCCATCGAATCGACGAGAAGTTCTTCCTCGTGATCATCAATGTCTTCAGCCATCCGCATTACTTCCCGGAGAAGACATTGTTGACGTTCAACCCGCTCGTCGTTCTCTCCTACCTCCAGAAGACCCATGCGTACTATCGGGAGATCCAGATCCCGGTCATCGAACGCCAGCTCCGCCAGCTGATCGGCCGTGCCGGCAAGGAGAAAGGCGATCTCCTGGTCGTGCGGAAGTTCTTTCAGGAGTATAAACGGGAACTCCTCGCCCACCTCAACCGCGAGGAACGGATCACCTTTCCCTACATTCGCAACGTGTACCGGGCGCACCAGACCCGCCGGGCGGCGCGGAAACCCAGCAACGCGCACGCGTATTCGATGGAGGCGTACGAGAGCGAGCACAATAACGTTGATGAGAAGCTCTGGGACCTGAAGAACATCCTGATCAAGTATCTCCCCGGTACCGTGGATGCCGTGGTCCGCAATGCGGTGATCTGCGAGATCTTCCGGCTCGAGCAGGACATTCGGGACCATACGCGGATCGAGGAGACGATCCTGATGCCACGCGTTACAGCGCTGGAGCATGCGCTCCGCAGGGTTCGGAGATAG